The following DNA comes from candidate division KSB1 bacterium.
GTTTTGGATTTCATCCGCACGGCATTGATATTTCATCGACCGCCGCCGACTATGCCGCCGAACGGTTCGGCCTCTCTGTAACCGTCGCCAACATCGAAATACAATCGGCCGAAGGCGCTTTTGACGTCATCACTCTATGGCATGTCCTCGAGCACTTTCACGAGCCGGTCCGTGCCTTGCAAACGCTGAGACATTTGTTGCCCAGACAAGGAATCTTGATCATCGAAGTGCCTAACCTGAACGATCTCAAATTTCGCCTTGCTCCGCCGGCATTTCGATGGCGGGGAGGAAATCACCCGCGGCTGCATCGGTCGTTCTTTACGGCCGCAACCCTTGCCTCGGCGCTGAATCGCGCCGGATTTCACTGCCGATTTTACAGTCCCCGCTATCCCGCCCCTTTCATTAAAACTGCTCTCAAAGGGATCCTGAACCGCTTCAATTTAGACTCTTTTTTGGAAGTTATTGCCTTCCCTAAGCCGTAAAACGGCGCGGCGAATGCAAAATCGGCGCTTTTTCCATCTCAATGGGAAATAGTTTGTCCGCCGTGAGAGTTTAAGGAATCGTACTTGACTCAAAACAGAAAGGGGACCCATGAGAAAAGTCACGCTGATCTTGGCAGCCTTTTCTATTTTGCCGATCGTTTCGGCTCAGGAGGCTCAGGAAGCGCCGAAATACGGCTGGCAAAAAGAGGCGGTCGTATCGCTCAATTTAACGCAGGCGAGCTTTGACAATTATAAGCAGGGCGGAGAGAACTCGCGCGCCTGGCAGGTTCGCAGCACGGTCAAATTCGTCAACGACCGCGAAAAGTTCCTTTGGGCGAACAGCGGCAAATTCGAATACGGTAATCTCAAAAGCGGCGACAAGCCGGTGCAAAAATCGGTGGACGAGATCAAGCTTGAAAGCGTTCTGACCTACAAAGTCGGTAAGCTGCTCAACCCCTACCTTTCGGCTGTCGGCGAAACGCAATTCGCGCCGGGATACGACTATAGTCAATCGCCAAAGGTCAAGATTTCGCAGTTTATGGACCCCGGCACTTTCCGCGAAGCGATGGGTTTGGGCTACAAGCCGAGTGATTTTTTTCAGATCCGCCTTGGTGCCGCCGCCAAACAGACCCTGAGCCGCACGTTTACCTCAATCACCGACAAACCGGAGACCGAAAAGATTGAAAAGCTGAAAAACGAAGTCGGTGCAGAATCGGTAATCGATTTAAATTACAAGTTGGGCGGAACGACGCAGCTCAAGTCCAAACTCGAGTTGTTTTCCAACCTAAAGGCCTTTAATAAGATCGATGTCATTTGGGACAGCGACCTTACGACCAAAATTACCAAATACATCGCCTTTAATTTCAACGTCAAGCTGCTCTACGATCGGGACGTTTCAGCAAAGCGCCAGCTCAAGCAGGTCATGGGACTCGGCATTTCCTACAGTCTGTTCTGAGTCGGCGCCCGGCTTTTAACCGACCCAAAAGCACAATCCATGCCCTTCCCGCCTGTGCTTATTCGGGCGGCTGCGGACTATTGTCGAGTCTATGCCGCTCGATTTCTCTTTAAATGGCGGATACGCTATTTTT
Coding sequences within:
- a CDS encoding DUF3078 domain-containing protein; amino-acid sequence: MRKVTLILAAFSILPIVSAQEAQEAPKYGWQKEAVVSLNLTQASFDNYKQGGENSRAWQVRSTVKFVNDREKFLWANSGKFEYGNLKSGDKPVQKSVDEIKLESVLTYKVGKLLNPYLSAVGETQFAPGYDYSQSPKVKISQFMDPGTFREAMGLGYKPSDFFQIRLGAAAKQTLSRTFTSITDKPETEKIEKLKNEVGAESVIDLNYKLGGTTQLKSKLELFSNLKAFNKIDVIWDSDLTTKITKYIAFNFNVKLLYDRDVSAKRQLKQVMGLGISYSLF
- a CDS encoding class I SAM-dependent methyltransferase — protein: MVTAGRPMAACRFPLKGFPPMRSCPLCRSSQHKLFMKVDAHLLLRCKRCGFVFHGNPPNLADEQQEYERYFSAPPSGEYRRDSSDANLRWLWSINQRRLEFIKSCAHGDRLLDVGCGRGYFLHHARSFGFHPHGIDISSTAADYAAERFGLSVTVANIEIQSAEGAFDVITLWHVLEHFHEPVRALQTLRHLLPRQGILIIEVPNLNDLKFRLAPPAFRWRGGNHPRLHRSFFTAATLASALNRAGFHCRFYSPRYPAPFIKTALKGILNRFNLDSFLEVIAFPKP